Proteins co-encoded in one Salvia splendens isolate huo1 chromosome 4, SspV2, whole genome shotgun sequence genomic window:
- the LOC121799609 gene encoding uncharacterized protein LOC121799609 isoform X1: protein MENSGAGSEVNNQFADHLLTQSLPRLESQAESVSRNSTNTAANLDPSTQRSDHLTLQIPPRPGIFSKSRSIKGFLHSLSFKKKKAPLEGERSPLLSSDSKAPLPESPAFSNILPWQKCASLPVTPASYLSPKTLSERHRSHEAAARVAVSRSLSVPGRRSYFIVRSLSSNSGENQASRSNSDQLSPAPVHEEQEIPEEEVVCRICLDTCEERDTFKLECLCKGALRLLHRECAMQWFSIKGNRYCDVCRNEVVNLPVTLLRVAPPAQRETGEMPINQSISAWQDFVVLVLITTICYFFFFEQLLTEDMKSQALMISAPFAFTLGLTSSIFAVVLALKEHAWTYAGLEFALVALILHIFYNLLHLSAIYAILIASFLGLGTAMLLHTIYIQICWWWSREAQTSELV from the exons ATGGAAAATTCAGGAGCAGGTAGTGAGGTGAACAACCAATTTGCTGATCATCTTTTAACTCAGAGCCTTCCAAGATTAGAATCACAG GCTGAATCAGTTAGTAGAAACTCTACAAATACAGCTGCTAATCTAGATCCAAGTACACAGCGTTCAGATCACCTAACTCTTCAAATACCTCCAAGACCGGGTATTTTCTCCAAAAGTCGCAGTATCAAGGGTTTCCTTCACTCGCTCAGCTTTAAGAAGAAGAAAGCTCCTTTGGAGGGTGAAAGAAGCCCTCTTCTCAGTTCAGATTCTAAGGCACCTCTCCCCGAGAGCCCCGCCTTTTCAAATATCTTGCCTTGGCAAAAGTGTGCTTCCCTTCCAGTAACACCTGCCTCGTACTTGTCGCCAAAGACACTCAGTGAAAGACACAGATCACAT GAAGCTGCCGCTAGAGTTGCTGTGTCGAGGTCACTCTCTGTGCCAGGGAGGAGGAGTTACTTCATTGTGAGATCTTTATCATCAAACTCCGGTGAAAATCAAGCTTCACGTAGTAATAGCG ATCAACTAAGCCCTGCTCCTGTCCACGAGGAGCAAGAGATTCCCGAAGAAGAAGTGGTGTGCAGGATCTGTTTGGACACCTGTGAAGAAAGAGATACATTCAAGCTGGAGTGCCTTTGTAAAGGAGCACTCAGACTTTTACATCGAGAATGTGCAATGCAATGGTTTAGCATCAAAGGTAACAGATACTGTGATGTCTGCCGTAACGAGGTTGTGAATCTACCCGTCACTTTGCTTCGAGTAGCTCCACCTGCTCAAAGAGAGACTGGAGAAATGCCCATAAATCAGTCAATAAG TGCCTGGCAAGATTTTGTGGTGCTCGTGTTGATTACTACGATATgctacttcttcttcttcgagcAGCTACTG ACCGAGGATATGAAAAGCCAAGCACTTATGATTTCAGCTCCATTCGCTTTCACCTTGGGTCTTACGTCGTCGATTTTTGCTGTGGTTCTTG CACTAAAAGAGCATGCATGGACTTATGCGGGGCTTGAATTTGCTCTTGTGGCCTTGATTCTCCACATTTTCTACAATTTG CTTCACTTGTCAGCAATTTACGCCATCTTGATCGCGTCGTTCTTAGGGCTTGGGACGGCTATGCTCCTCCACACTATATACATACAGATTTGCTGGTGGTGGTCTCGAGAAGCACAGACCTCCGAGCTAGTGTGA
- the LOC121799609 gene encoding uncharacterized protein LOC121799609 isoform X2 has protein sequence MENSGAGSEVNNQFADHLLTQSLPRLESQEAAARVAVSRSLSVPGRRSYFIVRSLSSNSGENQASRSNSDQLSPAPVHEEQEIPEEEVVCRICLDTCEERDTFKLECLCKGALRLLHRECAMQWFSIKGNRYCDVCRNEVVNLPVTLLRVAPPAQRETGEMPINQSISAWQDFVVLVLITTICYFFFFEQLLTEDMKSQALMISAPFAFTLGLTSSIFAVVLALKEHAWTYAGLEFALVALILHIFYNLLHLSAIYAILIASFLGLGTAMLLHTIYIQICWWWSREAQTSELV, from the exons ATGGAAAATTCAGGAGCAGGTAGTGAGGTGAACAACCAATTTGCTGATCATCTTTTAACTCAGAGCCTTCCAAGATTAGAATCACAG GAAGCTGCCGCTAGAGTTGCTGTGTCGAGGTCACTCTCTGTGCCAGGGAGGAGGAGTTACTTCATTGTGAGATCTTTATCATCAAACTCCGGTGAAAATCAAGCTTCACGTAGTAATAGCG ATCAACTAAGCCCTGCTCCTGTCCACGAGGAGCAAGAGATTCCCGAAGAAGAAGTGGTGTGCAGGATCTGTTTGGACACCTGTGAAGAAAGAGATACATTCAAGCTGGAGTGCCTTTGTAAAGGAGCACTCAGACTTTTACATCGAGAATGTGCAATGCAATGGTTTAGCATCAAAGGTAACAGATACTGTGATGTCTGCCGTAACGAGGTTGTGAATCTACCCGTCACTTTGCTTCGAGTAGCTCCACCTGCTCAAAGAGAGACTGGAGAAATGCCCATAAATCAGTCAATAAG TGCCTGGCAAGATTTTGTGGTGCTCGTGTTGATTACTACGATATgctacttcttcttcttcgagcAGCTACTG ACCGAGGATATGAAAAGCCAAGCACTTATGATTTCAGCTCCATTCGCTTTCACCTTGGGTCTTACGTCGTCGATTTTTGCTGTGGTTCTTG CACTAAAAGAGCATGCATGGACTTATGCGGGGCTTGAATTTGCTCTTGTGGCCTTGATTCTCCACATTTTCTACAATTTG CTTCACTTGTCAGCAATTTACGCCATCTTGATCGCGTCGTTCTTAGGGCTTGGGACGGCTATGCTCCTCCACACTATATACATACAGATTTGCTGGTGGTGGTCTCGAGAAGCACAGACCTCCGAGCTAGTGTGA
- the LOC121799608 gene encoding pentatricopeptide repeat-containing protein At2g36980, mitochondrial, giving the protein MRSHLVEVTSKITAMAKSGNISRARKLFDELPDRDTIAWNAMVSGYLHLGLYQEARSLFNSMRSSNVKPDHFTGTAVLSTCAALKDNKSGQMIHALVVVSGCNLFMPVNNALIDMYGKCLRAREANAVFSEMGRRNEVSWCSLLFAYSNAGLLEESHSVFHDMPVKVVIAWNTIIAGYAKWGELQWCLCFFKMMLEDSFRPDQWTLSAVLNACAVTSEPCYGHMLHGFIIKSGWSSAVEVNNSALSFYTNFGEKHEVLEVVRAVGMCSDVSWNAIIDAYMKIGDLQEAHLVFQRMPEKNLISWTSMITGYMRNGRGECALTYFIDMMRNRIRPDDIAVGATLHACSNLATLGHGRMVHGCVIRYGFHAHAYVGNGLVNMYGKCGDICSSYRAFADISEKDLISWNTMLFAFGLHGHSSEALGVLEEMVASGMKPDNITFIGLLMTCNHLGLINQGLFFFESMTSHYGVSPEIEHVACVVDMLGRAGQLERAKEIADEYAESKNVSVGSLEALFGSYSSQGCVKMGAEIAEQLQLVKPGDEMSYVVLSNMYSASGQWRRAETLRKAMADRSIKKMPGCSWVEVRNEVAAFVAGSNSCLRKEDVHMMLSVLGYEMRFPISFPSIWDGIT; this is encoded by the coding sequence ATGCGCTCACACTTGGTTGAAGTCACTTCCAAGATTACGGCCATGGCGAAATCAGGCAACATATCGCGCGCTCGCAAACTGTTCGATGAATTGCCCGACAGAGATACCATTGCATGGAACGCAATGGTGAGCGGATATTTGCATCTGGGCCTCTACCAAGAAGCTCGATCGTTATTTAATTCCATGAGATCGAGCAATGTGAAGCCCGATCACTTCACGGGCACTGCAGTGCTAAGCACATGTGCCGCGTTGAAAGATAACAAATCCGGCCAAATGATTCATGCTCTTGTCGTTGTTTCAGGGTGCAATCTGTTCATGCCTGTGAATAATGCACTTATCGATATGTACGGGAAATGCCTAAGAGCTCGAGAGGCTAATGCAGTGTTTTCAGAGATGGGGCGTAGGAATGAGGTCTCGTGGTGCTCGTTGCTCTTTGCTTATTCGAATGCCGGTCTTCTTGAAGAATCACACAGTGTTTTTCATGATATGCCGGTAAAAGTGGTTATAGCGTGGAATACTATCATTGCTGGTTATGCAAAGTGGGGTGAACTACAATGGTGTTTGTGTTTCTTCAAGATGATGTTAGAGGACTCTTTCAGGCCTGATCAGTGGACTTTGAGCGCAGTTTTAAATGCTTGCGCTGTAACAAGTGAGCCGTGTTATGGTCATATGCTGCACGGATTTATCATAAAAAGTGGATGGAGTTCTGCAGTGGAGGTTAACAATTCGGCTCTTAGTTTCTATACCAACTTCGGTGAAAAACATGAGGTTCTTGAAGTAGTCCGGGCTGTGGGGATGTGTAGTGATGTTTCGTGGAATGCAATTATCGATGCTTATATGAAGATAGGTGATCTTCAAGAAGCTCATCTTGTGTTTCAGCGTATGCCTGAAAAGAATCTTATCTCATGGACATCAATGATCACTGGATACATGAGAAACGGGCGTGGAGAGTGTGCTTTAACCTATTTTATTGATATGATGAGGAATCGGATCAGGCCAGATGATATTGCAGTAGGAGCTACTTTACATGCTTGCTCGAACTTGGCAACGCTAGGCCATGGTAGAATGGTCCATGGCTGTGTAATTCGATATGGTTTTCATGCTCACGCATACGTTGGCAATGGCCTTGTGAACATGTACGGCAAATGTGGGGACATTTGCAGCTCGTACAGAGCTTTTGCTGATATTTCTGAAAAGGATTTGATCTCCTGGAACACGATGTTGTTTGCATTTGGATTGCACGGGCACTCTAGCGAAGCTCTAGGCGTTCTTGAAGAAATGGTGGCTTCTGGGATGAAGCCAGACAATATCACCTTCATAGGTTTATTGATGACTTGCAACCACTTGGGTTTGATTAATCAGGGCCTCTTCTTTTTCGAGTCAATGACTTCGCACTATGGCGTTTCTCCTGAAATCGAGCATGTGGCTTGTGTGGTGGATATGTTAGGAAGAGCCGGACAGTTGGAGAGAGCAAAAGAAATAGCAGATGAATATGCAGAGTCGAAGAATGTGAGTGTTGGCTCATTGGAGGCTCTTTTTGGGTCATACTCGTCTCAGGGTTGTGTTAAGATGGGTGCGGAGATAGCAGAACAGCTGCAGCTGGTGAAGCCCGGTGATGAGATGAGCTATGTGGTGCTGTCTAATATGTATTCAGCTAGCGGGCAGTGGAGACGAGCAGAGACTTTGAGGAAGGCAATGGCTGACCGCAGCATTAAGAAAATGCCCGGCTGCAGCTGGGTCGAAGTGAGGAATGAGGTTGCGGCTTTCGTTGCTGGGAGCAACTCTTGCTTGCGCAAGGAAGATGTGCATATGATGCTATCTGTTCTTGGATATGAAATGAGATTCCCCATATCTTTTCCTTCTATCTGGGATGGGATTACATAG
- the LOC121799610 gene encoding superoxide dismutase [Cu-Zn]-like yields MVKAVVVLNSSEGVSGTVSFTQEGDGPTTVTGNLSGLKPGLHGFHVHALGDTTNGCMSTGPHFNPNGKEHGAPEDEVRHAGDLGNITAGEDGTASFTIVDKQIPLSGPHSIIGRAVVVHGDPDDLGKGGHELSKSTGNAGGRIACGIIGLQG; encoded by the exons ATGGTGAAGGCTGTCGTAGTTCTTAACAGCAGCGAGGGTGTTAGCGGCACGGtcagcttcacccaggagggaGATG GCCCAACTACTGTCACCGGAAACCTTTCTGGCCTTAAGCCCGGACTTCATGGCTTTCACGTGCATGCCCTTGGTGACACCACCAATGGTTGCATGTCGACTG GTCCTCACTTCAATCCTAATGGCAAAGAGCATGGTGCTCCCGAGGATGAGGTTCGCCATGCTGGTGATCTTGGGAATATCACAGCTGGAGAAGATG GCACTGCATCTTTCACCATTGTTGACAAGCAG ATCCCTCTGAGTGGACCACATTCCATCATTGGAAGAGCAGTTGTTGTTCATGGTGATCCTGATGATCTTGGAAAGG GTGGACATGAATTGAGCAAGAGCACTGGCAATGCTGGTGGTAGAATTGCTTGTG GTATTATTGGCCTTCAGGGCTGA